A region from the Drosophila bipectinata strain 14024-0381.07 chromosome 3R, DbipHiC1v2, whole genome shotgun sequence genome encodes:
- the neo gene encoding uncharacterized protein neo — MAKTPHRIRLMRQLLLALMLYSAAAAKEHLRVRRLAAESVTAAPLPNASKIISTEEIEGQTELPGSAKATPITEINQIESESATVVPANQAETRNSAYDVPASSDLSGSSSSDEDGIYYDNAPVDCDPELVGFEIVTGYVFSAPEKLMDSLPGTLMLTDCLETCRNNKTCQSVNYETGLCVFFSAHADQLPGALTKSQFPVFTIYGQKSCLSAKPCSRAWYVDRVQNYKLKTEVKRTVSVASRRECFELCLSENEFTCRSANYERVSGACELSELDRLTLAGSNAFQITEGSDYLENHCVEEPNKLCEFKRLPGRILKTVDSVYQEVSSIDECRELCLNSPYRCHTYDYNDTGDMVCRLSHHSRATLVDVQEPFLDVPEASSYELASCYNVTIECGGGDMLARIRTSKLFNGKVYAKGSPKSCSVDVKSALDFELRMNYHDLECNVRQSSAGRYVNDIIIQHHDMIVTSSDLGLALACQYDLTNKTVSNGVDLDVRGDILPALSEEVIVESPNVIMRITSRDGSDMMRSAEVGDPLALKFEIVDEQSPYEIFIRELVAMDGVDNSEITLIDSNGCPTDHFIMGPIYKASLSGKVLLSNFDAFKFPSSEVVQFRALVTPCMPSCEPVQCEQEDTSGEFRSLLSYGRKKRSLNSTVDLPRTRRDIDTSKKAAPSDMLLVQSIQITDKFGFKQDKQESGDYYDGNETTFTANEEGHGFCVNAIGLITAATIFLLTQLAVIAIWTYCYQRRQKLQPYQHSY; from the exons atggCCAAGACACCACATCGCATTCGCCTCATGCGACAACTCCTTCTGGCTCTTATGCTTTACAGCGCGGCAGCCGCCAAGGAGCACTTGCGCGTGCGCAGATTGGCCGCCGAATCGGTGACAGCAGCGCCTCTTCCTAATGCCAGCAAAATTATTTCCACCGAAGAGATAGAAGGCCAAACAGAGCTACCTGGAAGTGCGAAGGCTACCCCCATCACCGAAATAAACCAGATTGAATCCGAGTCGGCCACAGTGGTGCCAGCTAATCAGGCGGAGACTCGCAACTCTGCCTATGATGTTCCAGCCTCCTCGGATTTATCCGGTTCGTCGAGTTCGGATGAAGACGGGATCTACTACGACAATGCGCCTGTGGACTGCGACCCAGAACTGGTTGGCTTCGAAATCGTCACCGG GTATGTGTTCTCGGCTCCTGAAAAACTTATGGATTCTCTGCCGGGCACTTTAATGCTCACTGATTGCCTGGAGACGTGCAGAAATAATAAAACCTGCCAGTCAGTTAACTACGAGACCGGGCTTTGTGTGTTCTTCTCGGCCCACGCCGATCAATTGCCGG GTGCCCTGACAAAATCACAATTCCCCGTGTTCACCATTTATGGCCAAAAATCATGCCTCTCGGCGAAGCCCTGCTCCCGAGCCTGGTATGTCGATCGTGTACAAAATTATAAGCTCAAGACGGAAGTTAAGCGTACCGTGTCGGTGGCGTCCAGACGCGAGTGCTTTGAACTTTGCCTAAGCGAAAATGAATTCACATGCAG GTCGGCTAATTATGAACGAGTCTCTGGAGCATGCGAACTCAGTGAGTTGGATCGCCTAACGCTAGCCGGCTCCAACGCCTTCCAGATAACCGAAGGAAGTGATTACCTCGAGAATCACTGTGTCGAAGAGCCCAATAAGTTGTGCGAGTTCAAACGCCTGCCGGGACGCATTCTGAAGACGGTCGATTCGGTTTATCAGGAAGTTAGTAGCATTGACGAGTGCCGGGAGTTGTGTCTCAATTCGCCCTACAG gtGCCACACTTATGATTACAATGACACCGGCGATATGGTTTGCCGACTTTCGCATCACAGCCGTGCCACTTTGGTCGATGTACAGGAACCCTTCCTGGATGTCCCCGAGGCATCGTCTTACGAGCTGGCCTCCTGCTACAATGTCACCATCGAATGCGGCGGCGGAGACATGCTGGCTCGTATTCGCACCTCCAAGCTCTTCAACGGCAAGGTCTACGCCAAGGGATCGCCCAAGTCCTGCTCGGTGGATGTCAAGAGTGCCCTGGACTTTGAGCTGCGTATGAACTATCATGATCTCGAGTGCAATGTCCGACAGAGCAGTGCCGGGCGCTACGTCAACGATATAATCATCCAGCACCACGACATGATTGTGACGTCGTCCGATCTGGGATTAGCCCTGGCCTGTCAGTACGACCTGACCAACAAGACTGTCAGCAACGGCGTCGATCTGGACGTACGCGGCGATATTCTGCCGGCACTCTCCGAGGAGGTTATTGTCGAGTCACCGAACGTTATCATGCGCATCACCTCTCGAGATGGCTCCGATATGATGCGCTCCGCTGAAGTCGGCGATCCGCTGGCTCTGAAGTTCGAGATCGTTGACGAGCAGAGCCCGTACGAGATATTCATTCGGGAACTGGTGGCGATGGACGGTGTGGATAACTCGGAAATTACGCTGATCGATTCCAATGGCTGCCCGACAGACCACTTCATCATGGGACCCATTTACAAGGCCTCCCTCTCCGGCAAGGTGCTGCTCTCCAACTTCGACGCCTTCAAGTTCCCCTCCAGCGAGGTGGTTCAGTTCCGGGCCCTGGTCACGCCATGCATGCCCAGCTGCGAGCCAGTCCAGTGCGAGCAGGAAGACACCAGCGGCGAATTCCGGTCCTTATTGTCCTACGGCCGTAAGAAGAGATCGCTAAACTCGACAG TTGATCTACCACGTACACGTCGCGATATTGACACCTCGAAGAAGGCGGCTCCCAGTGATATGCTGCTGGTGCAGTCCATCCAGATTACAGATAAGTTCGGCTTCAAGCAGGACAAGCAGGAGAGCGGCGACTATTATGACGGCAATGAAACCACGTTTACGGCCAACGAGGAGGGGCACGGGTTCTGCGTAAATGCCATTG GCCTCATCACAGCCGCCACTATATTCCTGCTAACACAGTTGGCAGTGATTGCTATTTGGACGTACTGCTACCAACGCCGCCAGAAACTGCAGCCGTACCAGCACTCTTACTAA